From Pelagicoccus enzymogenes, a single genomic window includes:
- the istB gene encoding IS21-like element helper ATPase IstB: MNENIRKNLSKLRLSGLASTLELRLQEARGNGLDHVEFLELALQDEIDIREQRALERRLKAAAFRESRSLDGFDFSFNSSIDRKQVYALATGRFVEEPRDVLLIGPPGVGKSHLAQAIGAEVAKRGKSVLYRSIFDVVAELMDDDLAERHHKIMTRYLKCDLLIIDDMGIKQLPPKSGEYLFEIVMRRYEVKATMMTSNRPLEEWGKLIGDVPAATAILDRFLHHANVIKIAGRSYRLRNQACPEQPVNP; this comes from the coding sequence ATGAACGAGAACATCAGAAAGAACCTAAGCAAGCTGCGCCTCTCCGGCTTGGCTTCCACGCTGGAGCTGCGGCTGCAGGAGGCCCGAGGCAACGGGCTCGACCACGTCGAGTTCCTCGAGCTTGCCCTGCAGGACGAGATCGACATCCGCGAGCAAAGAGCGCTGGAGCGACGGCTCAAGGCCGCCGCCTTCCGCGAAAGCCGAAGCCTCGACGGCTTCGACTTCTCCTTCAACTCCAGCATCGACCGCAAGCAGGTCTACGCCCTGGCGACGGGACGCTTCGTGGAGGAACCGCGCGACGTATTGCTCATCGGCCCTCCCGGAGTGGGAAAAAGCCATCTTGCCCAAGCCATCGGCGCCGAGGTCGCCAAAAGGGGCAAAAGCGTGCTCTACCGCTCGATCTTCGACGTCGTCGCCGAGCTGATGGACGACGACCTGGCCGAACGCCACCACAAGATAATGACCCGCTATCTCAAGTGCGACCTGCTGATCATCGACGACATGGGCATCAAGCAGCTGCCCCCCAAGTCGGGGGAGTATCTCTTCGAGATCGTCATGCGTCGCTATGAGGTGAAGGCGACGATGATGACCTCCAACCGCCCCTTGGAGGAATGGGGCAAGCTTATCGGCGACGTTCCCGCCGCCACGGCGATCCTCGATCGCTTCCTCCACCACGCCAACGTCATCAAGATCGCTGGAAGAAGCTATCGGCTACGAAATCAGGCTTGCCCCGAACAACCCGTAAACCCATGA